Within Amycolatopsis sp. cg5, the genomic segment GTTACTCGAGACGCATTTGTTCCCCTGCTCGTACGGGTACGGTGGCTTGATTTGGTCCTCGGGCTGCTGCACCGAAACCGGCGGCGGAGCCCAGGACGGACGATCGTCGCTCTGGCTCGGTGACGGAGTCGGTGATGGTGTGGTCGACTCCTGTGCCCATGCGGGCAGCGAGCCCACCGGGCTCAGCACCCCGATCCCCGCCGCGAGCAGCAGGCTGGCCGTGCGCTTTCCCCAGTTCATGCCAACACTCACTTGAAGTTGATGTGCCGCAGCGTCGCGTAGAGATCCATCACGCCGAGCGCGAGGGGGACGACCGTGGCGATGCAGATGGCCTCGATGATCTCGACCGTGCGCCGCAGCGGCGGCGAGAACCGCTGGTTCGGGAACACGACGCCGACCACGAGCGAAGCGGCGGCGACGATCACCAGCACGCCGAACACCCACAGCAGGCGGCCCATCGGGCTCTGCGCCCACATCCAGCCGAACAGGATGCCCGCGCCGGAGATCATGCCGGTGGTCAGCAGCGCGATGGCCTGGCTGCCGTTGGCGTACGACCTGGCGCGCAGCAACAGGACCAGCGTCGCGACGACGCCGAGGATGAAGCCGAAGACGCTCGGCGAGGTGGCCGCGATGACGGCGGACAGCGCGGTCGCGATGCCGCAGCCGATCAGCAGGCCGGTCATGTAGTTGTGCGCGACGATCGTCTTCTGCTCGATCGACCGGAAGTCGGGGAAGCCGGAGTCTTCCTTGAGTTCCTCGGCGGTGCTCGGCACGTGCGGCAGCGGCAGCTTCGCGAGCCAGATGGTCGCGCGCGGCAGGATCGAGATGCAGGCCAGCGCGATCGCGGTGGTGCCTGCGGCGATACCGGCCGCTGGGTGCGCGACCAGCGTCGCGAAGAGGAACGCGGCCGCGCCGAAGCCCGCGGCGGTGGCGGCGGCGATGAACGTGGTCACGCCGCGCCCGATGATCATGATGCAGACGGCGGCCACGATGACCACCAAGGTCGAGCCCAGCAGCAGGTTCGCGCGCATGGACAGGCCGGGCACGATGTAGAAGCCGCTGACGAAGGCCATCGGCAGGCCGCCCGCCGCGGCGATCAGCACGCCGGTCGACTCCGCGTCGTAAGCCTTCGCGAGCGTCGCGCCGATGGCGACGCAGGCGATCGCGGCGACACCACCCGCGATCGCGGAGATCAACGCGTTGCCGCCGAAGAGCGAACCACCGAAGAACAACGCCAGCGCGGCGGCGAACAGGCCGACGCCGCCCGCGATGTGCCCGAAGCGCTGCGCGGTTTCCTTTGTCCACGGCCGGAAACTGTCCGGCGAGGACTCGGCGATCGCGTCGACGACGTCGTCGTAGAGCGGGGGCGGCGGGTTCTCGTTGCGCTTGCGCAGCTGCAGCAGCTCGCCGTCGATGACGCCGAGCGACGCGAGCGTGCGCGCCGGGTCGAGCGGGGCGTCGCCGAGCTTGGCCAGCGCCCAGCCACCGTGCCTGGCGCCACCGTCGGCGGTGGCCTCCTTGGCCATTTCCAGCAGCATCGGCAGCAGGTCGGCCACCGCGACGTCGGCGGGCAGTGCCACGTCGATCCGGGTGCGTGGTGCGACCACCGTCACCCTGCTGAAAACAGTCGTGCCCGTTGCCACTGCTAGCCCCCTGCCTGGAGTGAACGCTCGCGGTCACCGACAGGTCCCCGCAGCTGCATCTTGCCTTCGCCGGTCAAGAAGGTACCCGCCGGGGCG encodes:
- the eccD gene encoding type VII secretion integral membrane protein EccD, with translation MTVVAPRTRIDVALPADVAVADLLPMLLEMAKEATADGGARHGGWALAKLGDAPLDPARTLASLGVIDGELLQLRKRNENPPPPLYDDVVDAIAESSPDSFRPWTKETAQRFGHIAGGVGLFAAALALFFGGSLFGGNALISAIAGGVAAIACVAIGATLAKAYDAESTGVLIAAAGGLPMAFVSGFYIVPGLSMRANLLLGSTLVVIVAAVCIMIIGRGVTTFIAAATAAGFGAAAFLFATLVAHPAAGIAAGTTAIALACISILPRATIWLAKLPLPHVPSTAEELKEDSGFPDFRSIEQKTIVAHNYMTGLLIGCGIATALSAVIAATSPSVFGFILGVVATLVLLLRARSYANGSQAIALLTTGMISGAGILFGWMWAQSPMGRLLWVFGVLVIVAAASLVVGVVFPNQRFSPPLRRTVEIIEAICIATVVPLALGVMDLYATLRHINFK